A section of the Capra hircus breed San Clemente chromosome 23, ASM170441v1, whole genome shotgun sequence genome encodes:
- the TAF11 gene encoding transcription initiation factor TFIID subunit 11, with product MDNACESPTEKGGETGESEETTAAPGGPRVTDTDGIPEETDGDGDGELKEAAAEEGELKSQDITDLTAVEREDSLLTPAAKKLKIDTKEKKEKKQKVDEDEIQKMQILVSSFSEEQLNRYEMYRRSAFPKAAIKRLIQSITGTSVSQNVVIAMSGISKVFVGEVVEEALDVCEKWGEMPPLQPKHMREAVRRLKSKGQIPNSKHKKIIFF from the exons ATGGATAATGCCTGCGAATCGCCCACGGAAAAAGGTGGAGAGACCGGGGAATCAGAGGAGACGACGGCGGCTCCTGGGGGCCCCAGGGTTACGGATACGGACGGAATCCCGGAGGAAACCGACGGTGACGGAGACGGGGAATTGAAAGAGGCCGCCGCTGAAGAAGGCGAG cTCAAGAGTCAGGATATTACAGATTTAACAGCAGTTGAAAGGGAAGACTCATTACTTACTCCTGCagccaaaaaactgaaaatagataccaaagagaagaaagagaagaagcagaAAGTGGATGAAGATGAGATTCAAAAGATGCA AATcctggtttcttctttttctgaggAGCAGCTGAACCGTTATGAAATGTATCGCCGGTCAGCTTTCCCTAAGGCAGCCATTAAGAGG CTGATCCAGTCCATCACAGGCACCTCTGTGTCTCAGAATGTTGTTATTGCTATGTCTGGTATTTCCAAAGTTTTCGTCGGGGAGGTGGTAGAAGAAG CACTGGATGTGTGTGAGAAGTGGGGAGAAATGCCACCGCTGCAACCCAAACACATGAGGGAGGCTGTTCGGAGGTTAAAGTCAAAGGGGCAGATTCCCAACTCAAAGCACAAAAAAATCATCTTCTTCTAG